The proteins below are encoded in one region of Catenulispora sp. GP43:
- the mutM gene encoding bifunctional DNA-formamidopyrimidine glycosylase/DNA-(apurinic or apyrimidinic site) lyase: MPELPEVEVVRRGLERWAVGRTVATAEVLHPRAIRRYLDGPEAFAARTTGLTLLSAERRGKFLWLPLAEPDSDSAPAEAVTGHLGMSGQLLVQPAGTPDEKHLRIRFTFTDGGPELRFVDQRTFGGMALEKLEHDRHGLLVPTSVAHIARDVMDPDFDVDHFHSELRRRETGLKRALLDQTRVSGIGNIYADEALWIARLHYDRPTSKMRRPDTDRVLAAAREVMTAALAVGGTSFDSLYVNVNGESGYFARSLHAYGREGEPCERCGTAIRRESFMNRSSYFCPKCQRLPR; the protein is encoded by the coding sequence GTGCCGGAACTGCCAGAAGTAGAAGTCGTCCGCCGGGGCCTGGAGCGCTGGGCCGTCGGGCGTACCGTCGCCACCGCCGAGGTACTGCACCCCCGGGCGATCCGCCGCTATCTCGACGGGCCCGAAGCCTTCGCCGCGCGCACCACCGGCCTCACCCTGCTCAGCGCCGAACGCCGCGGCAAGTTCCTGTGGCTCCCGCTCGCCGAGCCCGACTCCGACTCCGCTCCCGCCGAAGCGGTGACCGGCCACCTCGGGATGAGCGGCCAGCTCCTGGTCCAGCCCGCGGGCACCCCGGACGAGAAGCATCTGCGGATCCGCTTCACCTTCACCGACGGCGGCCCCGAACTCCGCTTCGTCGACCAGCGCACGTTCGGCGGCATGGCCCTGGAGAAGCTCGAACACGACCGCCACGGCCTGCTCGTCCCGACCTCCGTCGCGCACATCGCCCGCGACGTCATGGACCCCGACTTCGACGTCGACCACTTCCACAGCGAACTGCGCCGCCGCGAGACCGGCCTCAAGCGCGCGCTGCTGGACCAGACCCGGGTCAGCGGCATCGGCAACATCTACGCCGACGAGGCCCTGTGGATCGCGCGGCTGCACTACGACCGTCCGACCTCGAAGATGCGCCGCCCGGACACCGACCGGGTGCTGGCCGCGGCCCGCGAGGTGATGACCGCCGCGCTCGCCGTCGGGGGCACGTCCTTCGACAGCCTGTACGTGAACGTCAACGGCGAGAGCGGCTACTTCGCCCGGTCGCTGCACGCCTACGGCCGCGAGGGAGAACCCTGCGAGCGCTGCGGGACGGCGATCAGGCGGGAGTCCTTCATGAACCGGTCGAGCTACTTCTGCCCTAAGTGCCAACGGCTTCCGCGCTGA
- the rnc gene encoding ribonuclease III, whose protein sequence is MASSNRSGKGGTGASAPPEDLIARLGLPVDARLIDRALTHRSYAYENGGLPTNERLEFLGDSVLGLVVTDTLYTTHSELPEGQLAKLRSAVVNSKALAEVARGLRLGDYVKLGRGEETTGGRDKASILADTLEALIGSVYLDHGIEVAFDLVRRLFGPLIATSATLGAGLDWKTSLQELTAVAGIGVPDYRVTETGPDHDKFFEADACVGGTVYGHGSGRSKKEAEQQAAEEAWRTIRETHAEALAAKGVLPGAAGDRKLTHGPYDIDPDPAADAS, encoded by the coding sequence GTGGCGTCTTCGAACAGGTCCGGCAAGGGCGGGACAGGAGCCTCCGCCCCGCCGGAGGATCTCATCGCCCGTCTCGGCCTGCCCGTGGACGCCCGGCTCATCGACCGGGCCCTGACCCACCGCTCGTACGCGTACGAGAACGGCGGCCTGCCCACCAACGAGCGCCTGGAGTTCCTGGGCGACTCGGTCCTGGGCCTGGTGGTCACCGACACGCTCTACACCACGCACAGCGAGCTGCCCGAGGGGCAGCTCGCCAAGCTGCGTTCGGCCGTGGTCAACTCCAAGGCCCTGGCCGAGGTGGCCCGCGGCCTGCGCCTGGGCGACTACGTGAAGCTGGGCCGCGGCGAGGAGACCACCGGGGGCCGGGACAAGGCCTCGATCCTGGCCGACACCCTGGAGGCCCTGATCGGCTCGGTCTACCTGGACCACGGCATCGAGGTCGCCTTCGACCTGGTCCGCCGGCTGTTCGGCCCGCTGATCGCCACCTCGGCGACCCTCGGCGCCGGCCTGGACTGGAAGACCTCGCTGCAGGAGCTGACCGCGGTCGCCGGCATCGGCGTCCCGGACTACCGGGTCACCGAGACCGGCCCGGACCACGACAAGTTCTTCGAGGCCGACGCCTGCGTCGGCGGCACCGTCTACGGTCACGGCTCGGGCCGTTCCAAGAAGGAAGCCGAGCAGCAGGCGGCCGAAGAGGCCTGGCGCACCATCCGCGAGACCCATGCGGAGGCGCTGGCCGCCAAGGGCGTGCTTCCCGGCGCCGCCGGAGACCGCAAGCTCACCCACGGCCCGTACGACATCGATCCGGATCCGGCGGCGGACGCTTCCTGA
- the rpmF gene encoding 50S ribosomal protein L32 translates to MAVPKRKKSRSRTRSRRAQWKAAPLTLVACDNCGQTKVPHHLCENCGTYDRRQVVEV, encoded by the coding sequence GTGGCCGTCCCGAAGCGCAAGAAGTCCCGCAGCCGTACCCGTTCGCGCCGTGCCCAGTGGAAGGCCGCGCCGCTGACCCTGGTGGCGTGCGACAACTGCGGCCAGACCAAGGTTCCGCACCACCTGTGCGAGAACTGCGGCACCTACGACCGCCGCCAGGTCGTCGAGGTCTGA
- a CDS encoding DUF177 domain-containing protein, whose amino-acid sequence MPGTTPKTPAQPDPRSPYVVDTQDFARRPGSMRKLHETVPAPESLGDKDGVAAVPAGSDVELDVRLEAVVEGVLATGTASAAVAGECVRCLEPLDLEVEAEFQELYFFPGEDTGGDEDAVFLVNDLLDLEPVVHDAVVLALPSAPLCRDDCQGLCPECGTNLNDEPEHSHETADPRWAALADLKDQVASNSGTAPVAPPARDQE is encoded by the coding sequence ATGCCTGGCACGACGCCGAAGACACCGGCGCAGCCCGACCCTCGCTCGCCGTATGTGGTGGACACCCAAGACTTCGCCAGGCGCCCCGGCTCGATGCGCAAGCTGCACGAGACGGTCCCGGCGCCGGAGTCCCTCGGGGACAAGGACGGGGTCGCCGCCGTGCCGGCGGGTTCGGACGTGGAGCTCGACGTGCGGCTGGAAGCCGTCGTGGAGGGCGTCCTGGCCACCGGTACTGCCAGTGCCGCCGTGGCCGGGGAGTGCGTCCGGTGCCTGGAGCCGCTCGACCTCGAGGTCGAGGCGGAGTTCCAGGAGCTGTACTTCTTCCCGGGTGAAGACACGGGAGGCGACGAGGACGCGGTGTTCCTCGTCAACGATCTGCTCGACCTCGAGCCGGTCGTGCACGACGCGGTGGTGCTCGCACTGCCGTCGGCACCGTTGTGCCGGGACGACTGCCAGGGTCTGTGCCCCGAATGCGGCACGAACCTGAACGACGAACCGGAGCACTCGCACGAGACCGCCGACCCCCGGTGGGCGGCCTTGGCGGACCTGAAGGACCAAGTAGCAAGCAACAGCGGTACGGCGCCGGTCGCCCCGCCCGCCCGAGACCAGGAGTAG